A window of the Schistocerca nitens isolate TAMUIC-IGC-003100 chromosome 5, iqSchNite1.1, whole genome shotgun sequence genome harbors these coding sequences:
- the LOC126260663 gene encoding uncharacterized protein LOC126260663 has protein sequence MLLRAYVIEDIVTETFFHVQHDDKEDINTHVTKSQNPFVVLNDILQKHEEKVLSARILNGKILSMLGKEYDNFKYLWDTIPSKNRSVKLLIEKLCTIELRDQSMVGSAVFVSEKNVAFLAHVFGASVNNSFEVNCWYCDSGATNHIAANEQNFVSDTKFAVPEKISIGKTGVSMLDHGQETVKIQIQLKKSTKNSELREVLYVPEASAHLFSVKAVGRRGFFMRLNDKSVHIGDKVTGEIMMTGHVNHGLYVLDILVFKQFQAVQVKWVTSSDMLKIGNLKFSR, from the exons ATGCTGTTGCGAGCATATGTAATTGAAGACATCGTCACAG AGACATTTTTTCATGTTCAACATGATGACAAAGAGGATATTAACACTCACGTCACGAAATCGCAGAATCCATTTGTGGTCTTGAACGACATACTGCAGAAGCATGAAGAAAAGGTTTTGTCTGCAAGAATCTTAAATGGCAAAATTTTATCCATGCTAGGCAAAGAATATGACAACTTTAAATACTTGTGGGACACAATTCCATCCAAAAATCGAAGTGTGAAACTTCTGATTGAAAAACTGTGCACCATTGAATTGCGTGATCAAAGTATGGTTggatcagctgtgtttgtt TCTGAAAAGAATGTTGCATTTTTGGCACATGTTTTTGGTGCCTCGGTCAATAACAGTTTTGAAGTCAACTGTTGGTATTGCGATAGTGGTGCCACAAATCACATCGCTGCAAATGAACAAAATTTTGTGTCTGATACAAAATTTGCTGTTCCAGAAAAGATTTCAATTGGGAAAACAGGTGTAAGCATGTTGGATCATGGACAGGAAACTGTGAAAATTCAGATTCAGCTGAAAAAGTCCACAAAGAATTCTGAACTGAGAGAAGTGCTTTATGTTCCTGAAGCAAGTGCTCACTTGTTCTCTGTAAAAGCAGTTGGACGAAGAGGTTTCTTCATGAGACTTAATGACAAAAGTGTCCACATTGGAGACAAAGTGACTGGTGAAATAATGATGACTGGTCATGTCAATCATGGTCTCTATGTTCTTGACATACTTGTATTTAAACAATTCCAAGCAGTTCAAGTGAAGTGGGTGACATCATCAGATATGCTGAAAattggaaatttaaaattttcccggtga